The following coding sequences are from one Neurospora crassa OR74A linkage group I, whole genome shotgun sequence window:
- the fbm-1 gene encoding fruiting body maturation-1 translates to MTFKVIIVGGGPVGLYMAHAFERANIDYVILEQQDTVLNISGQLLFTWPQTVRLFDQIGLLADLENVALGIHHKKRLFGDNGQVTTTSNFWDAMQDNHGYPFLPLLRSELVKILYNHLKGRESNIRVNSRVTDIRPHATGVHVHLADGSLIQGSIVVGADGVHSRTRQIMDSLVAQHALNPARLANKPMVSTFYGIFGRASNVDLGIEPEVFFESRGGGGEGGAVVQCLATKDIVQFVTLKPLPGGPTSERSPRYSDEEMDAYAASLADVAVCPGVKFGDVWAKVQRKSTRMLNQEEGFLDNWFFDRIVLVGDAVHKSTSVNGLGMTCGLHSGAVLANELHSLLSRQREKEEEPSTEELEGAFGRYQEDRKTEVKPIWNGGHAMIREVVKKGWVSWFWDRFVLPWCDMETFAKGLLVSVLLIRQGQILRFVPFEGRGGRVPWARKVVV, encoded by the exons ATGACCTTCAAAGTCATCATCGTGGGTGGCGGCCCTGTTGGGCTCTACATGGCCCACGCCTTTGAGCGGGCCAACATCGACTATGTGATACTAGAACAACAAGACACCGTCCTGAACATCTCGGGGCAGCTTCTCTTCACCTGGCCCCAGACAGTACGCCTCTTCGACCAAATCGGCCTCCTCGCGGACCTTGAAAATGTCGCTTTAGGTATCCACCACAAGAAGCGTCTCTTCGGCGACAATGGCCAAgtaaccaccaccagcaacttCTGGGATGCCATGCAGGACAA CCACGGCTAcccctttcttcccctcctccgctcCGAGCTCGTCAAAATTCTCTACAACCATCTCAAAGGCCGGGAATCCAACATCCGCGTCAACTCCCGCGTCACCGACATCCGCCCCCACGCCACCGGCGTGCACGTCCACCTCGCCGACGGCTCCCTCATCCAGGGCtccatcgtcgtcggcgcCGACGGCGTGCACTCCCGCACGCGGCAAATCATGGACTCGCTCGTAGCCCAGCACGCGCTCAACCCGGCGCGTCTGGCCAACAAGCCCATGGTCTCGACCTTTTACGGCATTTTCGGCCGGGCGTCCAACGTTGACTTGGGCATCGAGCCCGAAGTCTTTTTCGAGTCAAGAGGCGGGGGCGGGGAGGGCGGTGCCGTGGTCCAGTGCTTGGCCACCAAGGACATTGTGCAGTTTGTCACTTTGAAGCCGCTACCCGGTGGTCCGACGAGCGAGCGCAGTCCGCGATACTCGGACGAAGAAATGGATGCGTACGCTGCCTCTCTGGCGGACGTTGCCGTCTGTCCTGGCGTCAAGTTTGGTGATGTGTGGGCCAAGGTGCAGAGGAAGTCGACGAGGATGTTGAACCAGGAGGAAGGCTTTCTCGATAACTGGTTCTTTGATCGCATTGTGTTGGTAGGCGATGCGGTGCATAAGAGTACGAGTGTTAATGGGCTGGGGATGACGTGTGGGTTGCACTCGGGAGCTGTGTTGGCTAATGAGTTGCACTCTCTCCTTTCTCGGCAGCgtgaaaaggaggaggagccgtcgacggaggagttggagggtGCCTTCGGAAGGTATCAGGAGGATCGAAAGACCGAGGTCAAGCCGATTTGGAATGGTGGACATGCGATGATTagggaggtggtgaagaagggatGGGTCAGCTGGTTCTGGGATCGGTTCGTCCTGCCGTGGTGCGATATGGAGACTTTTGCAAAGGGCTTGTTGGTTTCGGTGTTGCTGATTAGGCAGGGACAGATTTTAAGGTTTGTGCCGTTTGAGGGGAGGGGTGGGAGGGTGCCGTGGGCTAGGAAAGTTGTTGTTTAA
- a CDS encoding epoxide hydrolase, translated as MSPDALTPHDPRVTHHYITIPSTSLTYHYLLANPDSASFPHPTATVLLLHGWPDLSLGWRYQVPFLLSLGLRVIIPDMLGYGLTSAPSSPSEYSLKNLSFHMTHIIRQVNPSGQPVLLGTHDWGAFLGWRLALYYPELIKGIFAFCIPYSPPETKVTSLEEHIERHPELGYQLQNARGEVEEAVNGGSKERLRGWLNAMFGGLAKEDGGVMAFDPWKGVDVAKLEEVGGSPLVSEEVMDFYVEEYSRNGIRGPMNWYRTREINLEDELPLAEKCENWQFQVPAMIVMVGHDPALPPELTDGMEKYFAKGLRKEVIPEASHWVLIHTPEEVNKLVGEFLQQFL; from the exons ATGTCCCCCGACGCCCTCACCCCCCACGACCCCCGGGTCACCCACCACTACATCACCATCCCCTCCACCTCTCTAACCTACCACTACCTCCTCGCCAACCCCGACTCGGCCTCCTTCCCCCACCCAACAGccaccgtcctcctcctgcacGGCTGGCCCGACCTCTCCCTCGGCTGGCGCTATCAAGTCCCCTTTCTTTTATCTCTGGGCCTCCGCGTCATCATCCCCGACATGCTCGGCTACGGCCTCACCTCCgccccttcttccccgtcCGAATACTCTTTGAAGAACCTCTCTTTTCACATGACGCACATCATCCGCCAAGTTAACCCTTCGGGACAACCAGTTCTCCTGGGAACCCACGACTGGGGGGCTTTCTTGGGATGGAGATTGGCGCTTTACTACCCGGAGCTGATCAAGGGGATTTTTGCATTTTGTATTCCTTATAGCCCGCCGGAGACGAAAGTGACGAGCTTGGAGGAGCATATCGAGAGGCATCCGGAGTTGGGCTATCAGTTGCAGAATGCCAggggggaggtggaggaggcggtgaaCGGGGGGAGTAAGGAGAGGTTGAGGGGGTGGTTGAATGCCATGTTTGGGGGGTTAGCAAAAGAGGACGGGGGAGTGATGGCTTTTGATCCGTGGAAGGGGGTGGATGTTGCTaagttggaggaggtgggggGGTCGCCTTTGGTGAGCGAGGAGGTTATGGATTTTTATG TTGAGGAGTACTCGCGCAATGGCATACGAGGACCCATGAATTGGTATCGCACACGGGAGATCAACTTGGAGGATGAGTTACCGCTGGCTGAGAAGTGCGAAAACTGGCAGTTCCAGGTGCCAGCGATGATTGTGATGGTCGGTCATGATCCTGCGTTGCCGCCGGAGCTGACCGACGGCATGGAAAAGTACTTTGCTAAGGGGCTGAGGAAAGAGGTGATTCCTGAAGCGTCGCATTGGGTCTTGATTCACACGCCAGAGGAGGTCAACAAGCTTGTTGGGGAGTTCTTGCAGCAGTTTTTGTGA
- a CDS encoding short-chain dehydrogenase/reductase: protein MAPQSTKFALITGCGAGGIGEALILEYLRRGIHPIATLLPFESSEHLDKAGITWFKLDVTNEESVVQLKKDVSELTKGRLDFLVNNAGICYTMTAIDTDVKSVQRMFDVNLFGPMRMVHHFHDMLIASSGIIVNIGSIGGVVPFVYGSSYNASKAALAHWGNSLRVELAPLGVRVLVIISGEVGTNILKNDHGRTLPEGSYYSPMAEEFKNHVHRTPDAATDRFVYAKNVVGESLKKSPTTWFWTGSYSGVIRFLHTFFPKTVFDRWFSSLFNLAKLKEAHDAAMKKKVA from the exons ATGGCGCCTCAGTCAACAAAATTTGCCCTGATCACAGGGTGCGGTGCCGGTGGTATTGGAGAGGCCCTCATCCTAGAATATCTGCGCCGCGGCATCCACCCTATCGCCACACTCCTCCCCTTCGAGTCGAGCGAGCATCTTGACAAAGCTGGCATTACTTGGTTCAAACTGGATGTTACCAACGAGGAGTCCGTTGTTCAGTTGAAGAAGGATGTTTCTGAGCTGACCAAAGGCCGCTTGGATTTCCTTGTTAACAATGC CGGCATTTGCTACACAATGACAGCCATTGACACCGATGTCAAGTCTGTTCAACGCATGTTTGATGTCAACCTGTTTGGGCCCATGCGAATGGTGCATCATTTCCATGATATGCTAATCGCGTCCTCTGGCATCATTGTTAACATTGGCTCCATTGGCGGTGTTGTGCCATTCGTTTATGGCT CATCCTACAACGCCTCCAAGGCAGCTCTTGCGCACTGGGGTAACAGTCTGCGCGTAGAGTTGGCACCGCTCGGCGTCAGAGTGTTAGTG ATCATCTCCGGAGAAGTCGGCACCAACATCCTAAAGAACGACCACGGAAGGACCCTGCCCGAGGGGTCATACTACTCTCCTATGGCCGAAGAGTTCAAGAACCACGTCCACAGGACGCCCG ATGCTGCCACCGATCGCTTCGTCTACGCCAAGAACGTCGTTGGCGAGTCCCTCAAGAAGTCCCCCACAACATGGTTCTGGACAGGGAGCTACTCGGGCGTCATTCGCTTCTTGCATACCTTCTTCCCCAAGACAGTGTTT GATCGCTGGTTCTCGAGCTTGTTCAACTTGGCTAAGCTGAAAGAAGCGCATGATGcggcgatgaagaagaaggtggctTGA
- a CDS encoding cupin domain-containing protein: MAPPNKNPNGYYVESFPAPGLRQIVRHITGLNKQGESVFLHSDHGDHHRFMVQNQAISNLLYSTQETPVDLNNNIDIQKAKEKEPPFHYKSGSIVRMIDFGPGVESPLHRAMTIDYGIIVEGVFELILDSGEKRIMRQGDVSVQRATAHKWVNVTGNGTLPGRVMWVLLDCKEVVDAKGEKVEGYLGSLQEHYEGR; encoded by the exons ATGGCCCCTCCCAATAAGAATCCCAACGGCTACTACGTCGAGTCCTTCCCCGCCCCCGGCCTCCGTCAAATCGTCCGGCACATCACCGGCCTCAACAAGCAGGGTGAATCCGTCTTCCTGCACTCCGACCACGGCGACCACCACCGCTTCATGGTCCAGAACCAAGCTATCTCCAACCTGCTATACTCCACGCAAGAGACACCGGTCGATCTCAACAACAATATTGATATCCAAAAAGctaaggagaaggag CCCCCCTTCCACTACAAATCCGGCTCCATAGTGCGCATGATCGACTTCGGCCCGGGCGTCGAGTCCCCCCTCCACCGGGCCATGACGATCGACTACGGCATCATTGTCGAAGGCGTGTTCGAGTTGATCCTAGACTCGGGCGAGAAGCGGATCATGCGCCAGGGGGATGTAAGCGTGCAGAGAGCGACGGCGCACAAGTGGGTGAATGTCACGGGGAACGGGACGCTACCCGGGAGGGTGATGTGGGTGTTGTTGGATTgcaaggaggtggtggatgcAAAGGGGGAGAAGGTCGAGGGGTATTTGGGAAGCTTGCAGGAGCATTACGAGGGGCGGTag
- a CDS encoding short-chain dehydrogenase/reductase SDR → MDLTGSAFVIGASGIGKACALAFARYGVRGIVIADLTLEAASAVAAECKSQATHPHFLAEAVAIDVTKEESVYQAIAYAHQVLGRIDYAVNSAGVGVQLANEIAEASVSEFEKMFKVNVTGTFIVTRALSALMKTQDPVPVDEAVPARGVSRGSIVNVGSASGFVATPGMVQYTAAKHAVVGITKNAALDNAKHGIRVNSVCPSWVDTPMIRKAMDDIPELGEMIQKAVPLGRIALAEEVADAVMFLSSPKASYATGCNMILDGGTTLAAHV, encoded by the exons ATGGATCTCACTGGTTCGGCATTCGTCATCGGAG CAAGCGGTATTGGCAAGGCATGCGCGTTGGCCTTTGCCCGGTATGGCGTTCGAGGCATCGTCATAGCAGATCTCACGCTCGAAGCTGCTTCTGCGGTGGCAGCAGAGTGTAAGTCTCAGGCTACTCACCCTCACTTCCTGGCTGAAGCAGTTGCCATCGACGTAACCAAAGAAGAGTCCGTCTATCAAGCAATTGCATACGCACATCAGGTCCTCGGTCGGATCGACTACGCAGTGAACAGCGCTGGT GTCGGAGTCCAATTGGCCAATGAAATCGCCGAAGCCAGCGTCTCCGAGTTTGAAAAGATGTTCAAGGTCAACGTAACTGGCACCTTCATCGTCACCCGCGCTCTCTCCGCCCTCATGAAGACCCAAGACCCCGTTCCCGTTGACGAAGCCGTTCCCGCGCGGGGTGTCTCACGGGGTAGCATTGTCAACGTGGGGTCAGCTTCGGGGTTTGTTGCTACCCCAGGCATGGTTCAATACACAGCCGCCAAGCATGCAGTCGTTGGAATCACCAAGAATGCTG CACTTGATAACGCCAAACATGGTATCCGGGTCAATAGTGTGTGTCCATCCTGGGTCGATACACCCATGATCCGCAAGGCCATGGATGACATCCCTGAACTCGGAGAGATGATCCAGAAAGCCGTTCCGCTCGGAAGGATTGCGCTAGCCGAGGAAGTTGCCGATGCGGTCATGTTCCTCTCTAGTCCGAAAGCGAGTTATGCTACGGGGTGCAACATGATCTTGGATGGGGGTACAACGCTTGCTGCTCATGTCTGA
- a CDS encoding cupin domain-containing protein, with product MSTSGPITEFPAPGLRDPFRYITGHDAEGNAVFVQTDNGDHRAVMLGGAAAQNIIYSAGSNPIELTGNVDLEFAKNRPSLHIPNGVCVRMIDFAPGCKSNMHRALCMGIGTVCEGEVELTLGSGEKRILRPGDVSINRGAMHQWRNTSDEKPARMLYTLLDIKPLIVNGKQLDFDMGYLMKEYAEYDEGEGDKKAE from the exons ATGTCCACCTCCGGCCCCATCACCGAGTTCCCCGCCCCCGGTCTCCGGGATCCCTTCCGTTACATCACCGGCCACGACGCCGAAGGCAATGCTGTCTTCGTCCAGACCGACAACGGCGACCACCGGGCCGTAATGCTCGGCGGTGCTGCCGCGCAAAACATCATCTACAGCGCTGGCTCCAACCCCATCGAGCTCACCGGCAACGTCGATCTCGAGTTCGCCAAGAACAGG CCCTCCCTCCACATCCCCAATGGCGTCTGCGTCCGTATGATTGACTTCGCACCTGGCTGTAAATCCAACATGCACCGCGCCCTCTGCATGGGCATCGGCACCGTGTGTGAAGGCGAGGTCGAGCTCACGCTCGGCAGCGGCGAGAAGCGGATCCTGAGGCCTGGTGATGTCTCGATCAACCGCGGCGCGATGCACCAGTGGCGCAACACGTCGGACGAGAAGCCGGCGAGGATGTTGTACACGCTGCTGGACATCAAGCCGCTGATTGTCAATGGCAAGCAGCTGGACTTCGATATGGGGTACTTGATGAAGGAGTACGCGGAGTATGatgagggggagggagatAAGAAGGCTGAATAA